A single region of the Silene latifolia isolate original U9 population chromosome 8, ASM4854445v1, whole genome shotgun sequence genome encodes:
- the LOC141595432 gene encoding uncharacterized protein LOC141595432, protein MVQSHGNREKVVSCRRYYSYKLKNRPGNMLLRAGRCFQQYIVDMYVKVENTRLDYFRHNQETIRAELYQGILDTVDAGEVSAANIGKRMILPPTFLGGPRDMKRRYLNAMALVQRYGKPDLFVTMTCNANWPEIKKELAPGEEAQNRPDLVARVFRAKLLALKKQIVDKQVFGEVAAFVYSVEFQKRGLPHAHFLIILKPGDKLKCPADFDKFVSAEIPSASNISLRSSVLKHMMHGPCGQLNPDCQCMKHKKTLGSCKYEYPKAFATETTNNCVGYPVYMRRDMGETAVIRKATLDNRWVIPYNPYLLSLFDCHLNVEVCSTMHAVKYLYKYVYKGHDKISFSVVDGVETRSIDEIQQFQSGRWVSPCEAAWRIFGFDLFEIQPPVMPLQVHLPNMQTLCLRPNENLASVLANDKRTRTPLRVFRESAQKDCPKLLYGEFTEHYRWDTGLKQWIKRIRKITVIGRIVFVAPAEGERYFLRLLLLHIRGPTSFDSLLTVNGYKCATFQEAALKHGLLEHDDAAELCLAEACQVQMPVALRRLFSTLLIFAQPRDPTLLWVKHYDELSEDYRHKYPNEPQKVKQLTARSVEQYLESMGKSLKFFGLDHLDTCNDDELRRTRDIIDALDAPIPDECRACLPMLNVGQRAAFDTIMEHVQKGKPGAFFVDGPGGTGKTFLYNALYAELRLMGKIVLPTATSESPLLTYLRADDSLRFKIALDSDRPLACDVPKQSSLAALIQATSLIIWDEASMARKQNVESLDLLLRDLCQPDLLFGGKVVVFGGDFRQILPVVLGKSQREIVEASLVSSTLWPKFIKFRLTENLRAKADPAFASFLLSLGNGALQTKESEYIQLPQGIVRKPEDVSPNPITDLTSIVFPELDMQEFSSDIFTTRAILTPLNDDVDAINNILIEKFPGKPISYKSYDSMLDDHCNVYPAEFINKLCPGGMSPHDLILKENCPVILLRNIQPSYGLCNGTRLICKRFYPNSVECVITTGHHRGEHVFIPRIKLRPAPSASYPFQFQRTQFPLKLSFAMTINKCQGQTLSQVVVYLPRPCFSHGQLYVAISRARKAEQVTVIRATGPPGVENNCVKNIVSYDALRLAEII, encoded by the coding sequence ATGGTGCAGAGTCACGGGAATAGAGAAAAAGTTGTATCTTGCAGACGCTACTACAGCTATAAATTAAAGAACCGCCCTGGTAATATGCTTTTAAGAGCTGGCCGCTGCTTTCAACAATACATAGTGGACATGTATGTTAAGGTTGAAAATACAAGGCTCGATTATTTCAGACACAACCAAGAAACAATAAGGGCCGAGTTGTACCAAGGTATACTCGACACTGTGGATGCTGGCGAGGTTTCTGCAGCAAACATTGGAAAGAGAATGATTCTGCCACCTACATTTTTAGGTGGCCCTCGGGACATGAAGAGACGTTACCTTAATGCAATGGCCCTTGTACAAAGATACGGGAAACCTGACCTCTTTGTGACCATGACGTGCAATGCAAACTGGCCTGAAATTAAAAAAGAGTTAGCACCAGGGGAAGAAGCACAAAACCGGCCGGACTTAGTTGCTAGGGTTTTTCGGGCAAAACTCTTAGCATTAAAAAAACAAATTGTGGACAAACAAGTCTTTGGAGAAGTTGCTGCTTTTGTGTATTCTGTTGAATTCCAAAAGAGAGGGCTCCCTCATGCCCATTTCCTCATAATACTTAAGCCGGGAGACAAGCTCAAATGCCCTGCCGATTTTGACAAATTTGTGTCTGCCGAAATTCCATCAGCTAGCAACATTTCGCTGCGCAGCTCGGTGCTCAAGCATATGATGCATGGCCCCTGTGGTCAACTGAATCCAGATTGTCAATGCATGAAGCACAAAAAAACTCTAGGGAGTTGCAAGTACGAGTATCCCAAAGCCTTTGCAACTGAAACAACAAATAACTGTGTAGGCTATCCTGTTTACATGAGGCGGGACATGGGCGAAACAGCAGTCATTCGTAAGGCTACATTGGACAACAGATGGGTCATACCCTATAACCCCTACCTATTATCCCTCTTTGATTGTCATTTGAATGTCGAGGTATGCTCAACAATGCATGCTGTTAAGTACCTATATAAATATGTATACAAGGGCCATGACAAGATTTCGTTCAGCGTCGTGGATGGCGTCGAAACACGATCAATTGATGAGATACAACAATTTCAGTCAGGCCGATGGGTGTCCCCATGCGAAGCGGCGTGGAGAATCTTCGGGTTTGACCTTTTTGAGATCCAACCCCCTGTCATGCCACTTCAAGTACACCTGCCAAATATGCAAACGCTTTGCCTTAGGCCAAATGAGAACCTTGCCAGTGTTTTAGCCAATGACAAGAGAACGCGGACGCCTCTTCGAGTTTTTCGGGAAAGTGCCCAGAAAGATTGTCCAAAACTACTATATGGTGAATTTACCGAACATTATCGTTGGGACACGGGACTAAAACAATGGATTAAGCGTATAAGAAAGATTACTGTCATTGGTAGGATTGTCTTCGTGGCCCCTGCTGAAGGAGAACGATATTTCTTGAGACTGCTACTATTACATATACGCGGCCCTACCTCATTCGACTCACTACTTACGGTTAACGGGTACAAGTGTGCGACGTTCCAAGAAGCAGCTTTAAAGCACGGTCTCCTTGAACATGACGACGCTGCTGAGTTGTGCCTCGCTGAAGCGTGTCAGGTGCAGATGCCAGTTGCGCTTCGACGACTATTTTCAACACTCCTAATTTTTGCACAACCAAGGGACCCAACCTTGTTATGGGTAAAGCACTATGATGAGCTGTCAGAAGATTACCGCCACAAATATCCGAACGAACCCCAAAAAGTGAAGCAACTGACGGCACGTTCAGTTGAACAATATTTAGAGTCGATGGGCAAATCATTAAAGTTCTTTGGCCTGGACCACTTAGACACGTGCAATGATGACGAACTCAGACGTACTCGAGATATTATTGATGCACTTGACGCGCCTATACCAGACGAATGCAGAGCATGCCTTCCTATGCTGAATGTAGGCCAACGAGCAGCGTTTGACACAATAATGGAGCATGTGCAAAAGGGGAAACCCGGAGCCTTTTTTGTAGATGGTCCGGGTGGGACTGGTAAGACTTTCTTGTACAATGCTCTGTATGCTGAATTACGCTTAATGGGGAAAATTGTCTTACCAACGGCTACATCGGAATCGCCGCTTCTAACATACCTTCGGGCGGACGACTCACTCCGTTTCAAAATTGCTCTCGACTCCGATCGTCCCCTCGCTTGTGACGTGCCCAAGCAAAGTAGTCTTGCAGCTTTAATACAGGCTACTAGCTTGATCATATGGGACGAGGCTTCAATGGCACGCAAGCAAAACGTAGAATCCCTTGACCTTTTGCTACGAGACTTGTGCCAGCCAGATTTGCTTTTCGGAGGTAAGGTTGTGGTTTTTGGAGGTGATTTCCGGCAGATACTTCCAGTTGTACTAGGTAAGTCACAACGGGAAATCGTTGAAGCTAGCTTGGTCAGCTCAACACTCTGGCCTAAGTTTATCAAATTTAGGCTAACCGAAAACCTCCGAGCAAAAGCTGATCCAGCATTCGCCTCTTTCTTGCTTTCACTTGGGAATGGAGCTCTACAGACTAAAGAAAGCGAATACATACAGCTACCGCAAGGGATAGTCAGAAAGCCCGAAGATGTTAGCCCGAATCCTATTACGGATCTCACATCAATAGTATTTCCGGAACTTGATATGCAGGAGTTTAGTTCCGACATATTCACAACCAGAGCAATACTAACTCCACTGAATGATGATGTTGATGCTATAAACAATATCTTAATAGAAAAGTTCCCTGGGAAGCCTATTAGCTACAAAAGTTACGATTCAATGCTCGACGACCACTGTAATGTTTACCCTGCTGAATTTATAAACAAGCTCTGCCCGGGAGGTATGAGTCCCCACGATCTGATTCTAAAGGAAAACTGCCCAGTGATTTTGTTGCGGAACATCCAACCGTCATATGGCCTTTGCAATGGCACGCGTCTCATTTGCAAAAGATTCTACCCGAACTCGGTTGAATGTGTAATTACAACTGGCCACCACAGAGGAGAGCATGTTTTTATCCCACGCATCAAACTTCGCCCGGCTCCATCAGCGTCCTACCCGTTCCAGTTTCAGAGGACCCAATTCCCTTTAAAGCTTAGTTTTGCAATGACAATTAACAAATGCCAAGGACAAACTCTAAGCCAAGTTGTTGTATACCTCCCACGCCCGTGTTTTTCACATGGCCAGCTATACGTTGCAATTTCGAGGGCACGCAAAGCGGAGCAGGTTACAGTGATCAGAGCAACAGGGCCTCCGGGTGTTGAAAACAATTGCGTCAAAAACATTGTTTCATACGATGCCCTAAGGCTGGCTGAGATCATCTAA